Within Coffea arabica cultivar ET-39 chromosome 4e, Coffea Arabica ET-39 HiFi, whole genome shotgun sequence, the genomic segment CAGATTCTGAAGAGTATGagttggtttacgtagaagaCCCTGAGGACGACTTTCATTAGCTTTAAGTGAATAGAAGTTGACAGGCTAGCTACTTCTAGTTGTTAGTCTTATTTATTTTCGATTCCGCTATTTCCATTAGAAAATAAATGTACGAACATATTGGATATTCGTAGACTACTTTTTTATGAGATTTGTACCGCactttattttagttatattatttCGTACTTTTGAAGTTTAGACTAGTTAAATGATGCCTTGTATTCTTAAGCGGGATTTGAGAATACGGCGGATGTCATGTGACGGGCACGTGCGGGCTCGGGGCGTGACATGAACTATCATCCGAAAGAATATACAACTCAAACTATTAATATTAAGTTATAATTCAAAAAGATATACAGAAGCTAAAATGAATTTGGCTTAATGCCATTTCTCACCAGGTAATTTAATATTTTGTCCTTCCTTCCATGTGATCGTGGGGGAGGTTTAAGCTTCAAAGGTCAAAGCTCAAAACTCCAAGTTGATTGactatttcaaaatttcaattgcATGCTTTGCATATCGATGCAGATCAAATCTATTTTTTTCTGCAATTAAAGGTAGAATATCATTCGACTATTACCATTATCATCAGCAGATAACATTCTGATAAGCATTGCTTTGTTAATTGTGCTACCACAACTGAGGATAATGCTAATTGGTGTATACAATCAATGCTTCATGCCTCCTCAATAAAACTAGTTACAGGGGGGAGATGGGAGCAAAGAGCAAATAACAGAAATTTATTGTGGTACCTAAGGATAAATTAATATACCAAACATCAATATTAGATATCCACTGGCTGGATCTTTACTGAATAAATCAGTATAAGGTCCATATTTATACTGGAAAGGATAGGTAAAGAGGGTGTCTAACCAGAATGTGGAATAGCAACTGCAAACAGAGGATTTTTTCTATGGATAGTGAGACCAGTGGATTCAGACTTGTCCAAATCCTTTGGTTCAATTCCATCAGGCAATGCAAAATCAAACTTGTGTACCAATTTTGCTAACTCGTTAACGGCCACAGCAAAGGTAGTACCCGGGCAACCCCTTCTTCCAGCTCCAAATGGAATTAACTCAAAGTTAAAACCTCGAAAATCGATTGTACTGTTCAAGAACCTCTCTGGCTGAAATTCTTCAGGCTGATTCCAAAGCGATGGATCTCGTGCAATCGCCCAAGCGTTCACCATTACTCGTGTCCCTGCCGGTATATCATACCCCATAAGTTTAACGTGTTGTGTTGATTCTCGAGGAACGAGTAGTGGGATTGGCGTATGAAGTCGTAAAGTCTCCTTGATCACTGCTTTTAAGTAGTCCATTTTGTCTAGATCATCCTCAGTGATTTCTGGTTTTCCTTGagtgatagggtgttaattgctagtaattttgttgttaatttccccttttattcttgccaaatattgttttaattattaatatttacttatatttggtattggaacttaatttcaggaacaaaacagaaaattaccaaaaaggagggacttttaTGGGaaatggagacttctaaggacCTTGGactcttgaattggtggggaccacaagctagtgaaaggcatttagtcattttggcctttcaaagaaagcaacgtagagagacttggacCAAGAAGTAATttggaggctttgtccacatgtgtgggaaccacaggaaatagcttttaggcttctttcttttggctttttaaGGGAAGACGTACAGAAGCAAAAggagatcttttttttttagacgGCTCTAGTTTAGCTTTCAGGATAgctttagtttttctttcttctcactggcctctgacacacgccaggtgtttgacaatattccccaacggaaaaaacaccatttatcccttgttTTCTGGTAAAAAACCGCAATGCCTTTGCAATCCATTAattcgtgtggtgatttaattatgcggcgtggtTAAGCCTTCCTTCTAGCCGAGGGATCAACTGACGAATTGGTTCAACgtttactgtgagatctaaaccgtttttaattattttcttcatttattggtatttatatgttccctgattttaattgttatagccttatgtatgattgattagtgcgcaataattgaTTATTCAcgtaggctattttgctaaatagaggtaattgaatccgtaattgttcgttatctctaccttagtagcaactggcgtaattgggattatgtcaggggagcatacgatctagcttaaacaaaccctcgtagcgtgtttgttagttaggattgggcctttctaattattaatgcaatctagaaattaaatcctacggtcgtacctaggattgtttttgggttagagaaatagctaacggtcgtaccttagctatcgataaattaaggaagggttggttgtttagcgcgtgcgagacaactataaccaatctattaataaatattggaattatctgtgattcgatgatcagtgcatgaaccatttctaaagtgtacccttggctagagtttctccaattatttcttcaaattaattattttctgcagttactttatttttagcatttaATCGTGAAAACCCCCATTTGTCTTGATTCGAAAAGGAATAAATTtctctccagtccctgaggagacgaccctacttaccactgtctactagttagtgaattcagttaaataattaattcaagtatatcggattaagcaaattcttcgggaatagggtgaatcaagtaacccattgcacacctagagtccctgctccagtactagaattgattattgactgcttcaggtggtagttaggttttatttattattattgcacaggttcggcacctgtcaatttttggcgccgttgccggggactggcgtctgaattatttgtttctttttgaattcagttttttttatttattttgttttattttatttttcttgatatttttgctagtttatgccccgTTCTTCTCGCACAGGTGAATTGATATACGATCCTGGGGTTGAGAAGGCAGCGCGTAGGCGAAGACAAGAACCCAATAGACGAAAAGAAGGGCACTTATCTTGTGCAAACGAGTCAGTAGAAGACGAATTTAGCATGGCCAACACCCAGACATTAAGGGAGCTGGCTACCACAGACCTGACTCATCAGCCCTTGTGCATCACGTTCCCAACTCTGGCTGAAAATACTTCTTTCGAGCTGAAATTGGGGTTGATTCAGCTCCTGCCTTCGTTCCATGGTCTTTCTGGTGAAGAACCCCACAAACATGTCAAGGAATTCGAAATAGTTTGCTCTAG encodes:
- the LOC140005452 gene encoding cytochrome P450 71A6-like; protein product: MDYLKAVIKETLRLHTPIPLLVPRESTQHVKLMGYDIPAGTRVMVNAWAIARDPSLWNQPEEFQPERFLNSTIDFRGFNFELIPFGAGRRGCPGTTFAVAVNELAKLVHKFDFALPDGIEPKDLDKSESTGLTIHRKNPLFAVAIPHSG